A single region of the Streptomyces sp. ITFR-16 genome encodes:
- a CDS encoding [protein-PII] uridylyltransferase: MTSTEVTTESEDSGPSGYAAARLRLLQEKERSGPPRRAALAALTDAWLTALFASAAEHAGVRGAALVAVGGYGRGELSPRSDLDLLLLHDGTADAGAVAALADRIWYPVWDLGLALDHSVRTPAEARKTAGEDLKVQLGLLDARPVAGDLGLVASLRTAILADWRNQAPKRLPALDELCRERAERQGELQFLLEPDLKEARGGLRDATALRAVAASWVADAPREGLAEARRVLLDARDALHLTTGRATDRLALQEQDQVAASLGLLDADALLRQVYEAARTVSYATDVTWREVNRVLRARQVRPRLRAMLGGGRAPATDRTPLADGVVEADGEVVLARTARPERDPVLVLRAAAAAAQSELPLSRHVVRHLATAAKPLPVPWPAEAREELVTLLGAGEATVPVWEALEAEGLITRLLPDWERVHCRPQRNPVHTWTVDRHLVETAVRASSLTRRVGRPDLLLVAALLHDIGKGWPGDHSVAGEVIARDMAARIGFDQHDVGVIATLVRHHLLLIETATRRDLDDPATVRSVAGAVGTASTLELLHALTEADALATGPAAWSTWRASLVTELVKRVAAVLAGEAPEEPEPAAPSAEQERLAVEALRTGEPVLALHAQTETPPEDGAPEPVGVELLIALPDRPGVLPAAAGVLALHRLTVRAADLRAVELPTELGDTADLLLLSWRVAAEYGSLPQAARLRADLVRALDGSLDIRARLAEREAAYPRRRGVKAPPPRVTVAAAGSRLATVIEVRAQDAPGLLHRIGRALEQSTVRVRSAHVSTLGANAVDAFYVTDTDGEPLAAARAAELAREVEKALG, from the coding sequence GTGACGAGCACCGAAGTGACCACCGAATCCGAGGACTCGGGACCCAGCGGCTACGCGGCGGCCCGGCTGCGCCTTCTCCAGGAGAAGGAGCGGTCCGGGCCGCCGCGCCGTGCGGCCCTCGCCGCGCTCACCGACGCGTGGCTGACCGCCCTCTTCGCCTCCGCCGCCGAACACGCGGGCGTCCGCGGCGCCGCCCTCGTCGCCGTCGGCGGCTACGGCCGCGGCGAACTCTCCCCGCGCAGCGACCTCGACCTCCTGCTCCTGCACGACGGCACCGCCGACGCCGGAGCCGTCGCCGCCCTCGCCGACCGCATCTGGTACCCCGTCTGGGACCTCGGCCTGGCCCTCGACCACTCCGTACGCACCCCCGCCGAGGCCCGCAAGACCGCGGGCGAGGACCTCAAGGTCCAGCTCGGGCTGCTCGACGCCCGGCCCGTCGCCGGAGACCTCGGCCTCGTCGCCTCCCTGCGCACCGCGATCCTCGCCGACTGGCGCAACCAGGCCCCCAAGCGCCTGCCCGCCCTCGACGAACTCTGCCGCGAACGGGCCGAACGCCAGGGCGAGCTGCAGTTCCTCCTCGAACCCGACCTCAAGGAGGCCCGGGGCGGCCTGCGCGACGCCACCGCCCTGCGCGCCGTCGCCGCCTCCTGGGTCGCCGACGCCCCGCGCGAGGGCCTCGCCGAGGCCCGCCGCGTCCTCCTCGACGCCCGCGACGCCCTCCACCTCACCACCGGCCGCGCCACCGACCGCCTCGCCCTCCAGGAACAGGACCAGGTCGCCGCCTCGCTCGGCCTCCTCGACGCCGACGCCCTGCTGCGCCAGGTGTACGAGGCCGCCCGCACCGTCTCGTACGCCACCGACGTCACCTGGCGCGAGGTCAACCGGGTGCTGCGCGCCCGCCAGGTGAGGCCCCGGCTGCGCGCCATGCTCGGCGGCGGCAGGGCCCCGGCCACCGACCGCACCCCGCTCGCCGACGGGGTCGTCGAGGCCGACGGCGAGGTCGTGCTCGCCCGCACCGCCCGCCCGGAGCGCGACCCGGTCCTGGTCCTGCGGGCGGCCGCCGCCGCGGCCCAGTCCGAACTCCCGCTCTCCCGCCATGTCGTACGCCACCTCGCCACCGCCGCCAAACCGCTCCCGGTGCCGTGGCCCGCCGAGGCCCGCGAGGAACTCGTCACACTCCTCGGCGCCGGCGAGGCCACCGTCCCGGTCTGGGAGGCCCTGGAGGCCGAGGGGCTGATCACCCGCCTGCTGCCCGACTGGGAGCGGGTGCACTGCCGGCCCCAGCGCAACCCCGTCCACACCTGGACCGTCGACCGCCACCTCGTCGAGACGGCCGTCCGCGCCTCCTCCCTCACCCGCCGCGTCGGCCGCCCCGACCTGCTGCTCGTCGCCGCCCTGCTGCACGACATCGGCAAGGGCTGGCCCGGCGACCACTCCGTCGCCGGCGAGGTCATCGCCCGCGACATGGCCGCCCGGATCGGCTTCGACCAGCACGACGTGGGCGTCATCGCCACCCTCGTACGCCACCATCTGCTGCTCATCGAGACCGCCACCCGCCGCGACCTCGACGACCCGGCCACCGTGCGGTCCGTCGCCGGCGCGGTCGGCACCGCCTCCACGCTGGAGCTGCTGCACGCCCTGACCGAGGCCGACGCGCTCGCCACCGGCCCCGCCGCCTGGTCCACCTGGCGCGCCTCCCTCGTCACCGAGCTGGTCAAGCGGGTCGCGGCCGTCCTCGCGGGCGAGGCCCCCGAGGAACCCGAGCCCGCCGCCCCCAGCGCCGAACAGGAGCGGCTGGCCGTCGAGGCCCTGCGCACCGGCGAACCCGTCCTCGCCCTGCACGCCCAGACCGAGACCCCGCCCGAGGACGGCGCCCCCGAACCCGTCGGCGTGGAACTCCTCATCGCCCTCCCCGACCGGCCCGGCGTCCTGCCGGCCGCCGCCGGGGTCCTCGCCCTGCACCGCCTCACGGTCCGCGCCGCCGACCTGCGCGCCGTGGAGCTGCCCACCGAGCTGGGCGACACCGCTGACCTGCTGCTCCTGAGCTGGCGGGTGGCCGCCGAGTACGGCTCCCTGCCCCAGGCGGCCCGGCTGCGCGCCGATCTCGTCCGCGCCCTGGACGGCTCCCTGGACATCCGGGCCCGCCTCGCCGAACGGGAGGCGGCCTATCCCCGCAGGCGCGGGGTGAAGGCCCCGCCGCCCCGGGTCACGGTCGCGGCGGCCGGCTCCCGGCTGGCCACGGTGATCGAGGTACGCGCCCAGGACGCCCCGGGCCTGCTGCACCGCATCGGCCGCGCGCTGGAGCAGAGCACGGTACGGGTGCGCAGCGCCCATGTCTCCACGCTGGGGGCGAACGCCGTGGACGCCTTCTACGTCACGGACACGGACGGCGAGCCGCTGGCCGCGGCCCGTGCCGCGGAGCTGGCCCGGGAGGTCGAGAAGGCCCTCGGCTGA
- a CDS encoding P-II family nitrogen regulator, producing the protein MKLITAVVKPHRLDEIKEALQAFGVQGLTVTEASGYGRQRGHTEVYRGAEYTVDLVPKIRIEVLVEDEDSEQLIDVVVKAARTGKIGDGKVWSVPVETAIRVRTGERGPDAL; encoded by the coding sequence ATGAAGCTCATCACCGCAGTCGTGAAGCCCCACCGGCTTGACGAGATCAAGGAGGCCCTCCAGGCCTTCGGCGTCCAGGGCCTCACGGTCACGGAAGCCAGCGGCTACGGGCGTCAGCGCGGCCACACCGAGGTCTACCGGGGCGCCGAGTACACCGTCGACCTCGTCCCGAAGATCCGCATCGAGGTCCTCGTCGAGGACGAGGACTCCGAACAGCTCATCGATGTCGTCGTCAAGGCCGCCCGGACCGGCAAGATCGGTGACGGCAAGGTCTGGAGCGTCCCGGTCGAGACCGCGATCAGGGTCCGCACCGGCGAACGCGGCCCGGACGCACTCTGA
- a CDS encoding ammonium transporter, with protein sequence MPPGITTLAADAPTLSAANTGFMLICSALVMLMTPALAFFYGGMVRVKSTLNMLMMSFISLGIVTILWVLYGFSLAFGTDAGSVIGWSQDFVGLSGIGVTELWDGYTIPVYVFAVFQLMFAVLTPALISGALADRVKFTSWALFITLWVTVVYFPVAHWVWGSGGWLFELGIIDFAGGTAVHINAGAAALGVILVIGKRIGFKKDPMRPHSLPLVMLGAGLLWFGWFGFNAGSWLGNDDGVGAVMFVNTQVATAAAMLAWLGYEKLRHGSFTTLGAASGAVAGLVAITPAGGAVSPLGAIAVGAIAGVLCAMAVGLKYKFGYDDSLDVVGVHLVGGIVGSLLIGFFATGGVQSDAKGLFYGGGLDQLGKQAVGVFAVLAYSLVVSAILAFLVDKTIGMRVTEDDEVSGIDQVEHAETAYDFSGAGGGSSARSTAPAPGTTAAPTNKKVDA encoded by the coding sequence ATGCCCCCAGGCATCACGACGCTTGCAGCAGACGCCCCGACGCTGTCTGCCGCCAACACCGGGTTCATGCTCATCTGCTCGGCCCTGGTGATGCTCATGACCCCGGCCCTGGCCTTCTTCTACGGAGGCATGGTCCGGGTCAAGAGCACCCTCAACATGCTGATGATGAGCTTCATCAGCCTCGGGATCGTCACGATCCTGTGGGTGCTCTACGGATTCAGCCTCGCCTTCGGCACCGACGCCGGTTCCGTCATCGGCTGGAGCCAGGACTTCGTCGGCCTCAGCGGGATCGGCGTCACGGAACTCTGGGACGGCTACACCATCCCGGTCTACGTCTTCGCCGTGTTCCAGCTGATGTTCGCCGTGCTCACCCCGGCCCTGATAAGCGGTGCCCTCGCCGACCGGGTCAAGTTCACCTCCTGGGCGCTCTTCATCACCCTCTGGGTCACCGTCGTCTACTTCCCGGTCGCCCACTGGGTCTGGGGCTCGGGCGGCTGGCTCTTCGAGCTCGGCATCATCGACTTCGCCGGTGGTACCGCCGTCCACATCAACGCCGGTGCCGCGGCCCTCGGCGTGATCCTCGTCATCGGCAAGCGCATCGGCTTCAAGAAGGACCCGATGCGGCCGCACAGCCTGCCGCTCGTCATGCTCGGTGCCGGTCTCCTCTGGTTCGGCTGGTTCGGCTTCAACGCCGGGTCCTGGCTCGGCAACGACGACGGCGTCGGCGCGGTCATGTTCGTCAACACCCAGGTCGCCACGGCCGCCGCGATGCTCGCCTGGCTCGGCTACGAGAAGCTCCGCCACGGCTCCTTCACCACCCTCGGTGCCGCCTCCGGCGCCGTCGCCGGACTCGTCGCCATCACCCCGGCCGGCGGTGCGGTCAGCCCGCTCGGCGCCATCGCGGTCGGCGCCATCGCCGGTGTCCTGTGCGCCATGGCCGTCGGCCTCAAGTACAAGTTCGGCTACGACGACTCCCTGGACGTCGTCGGCGTCCACCTCGTCGGCGGTATCGTCGGCTCCCTGCTCATCGGCTTCTTCGCCACCGGCGGGGTCCAGTCCGACGCCAAGGGCCTCTTCTACGGCGGCGGTCTCGACCAGCTCGGCAAGCAGGCCGTCGGTGTCTTCGCCGTCCTCGCGTACTCTCTGGTCGTCTCCGCGATCCTCGCCTTCCTGGTCGACAAGACCATCGGGATGCGGGTCACGGAGGACGACGAGGTCTCCGGCATCGACCAGGTCGAGCACGCCGAGACGGCGTACGACTTCAGTGGCGCCGGCGGCGGTTCGTCCGCCCGCTCCACGGCCCCCGCGCCCGGCACCACGGCAGCCCCGACGAACAAGAAGGTGGACGCATGA
- a CDS encoding bifunctional DNA primase/polymerase has translation MGFTIGGIREMRPGSRRRGRAAEGTGLWGWAVMPGARAADGTCSCGDAGCPSPGAHPLGFADEVPAGATLGTAAAAWAEVPGASMLLPVGRSFDVLEVAEAAGRRALVRMERMGLPLGPVAVTPSGRAQFFVAPGAADELPGLLYRMGWDDAGLDLRALGPGCHITAPPCDEGGLGPVRWLRPPALDTAASPPEARLLLGTLAYVCHRCTPCG, from the coding sequence ATGGGCTTCACGATCGGCGGCATCCGTGAGATGCGACCCGGCTCACGGCGCCGCGGCCGTGCGGCCGAGGGCACGGGACTGTGGGGCTGGGCCGTCATGCCCGGCGCCCGCGCGGCGGACGGCACCTGCTCGTGCGGGGACGCCGGCTGCCCCTCCCCCGGCGCCCATCCGCTGGGCTTCGCGGACGAGGTGCCCGCCGGGGCGACACTCGGCACGGCGGCGGCCGCCTGGGCCGAGGTGCCGGGCGCCTCGATGCTGCTGCCCGTGGGCCGCAGCTTCGATGTGCTGGAGGTCGCCGAGGCGGCGGGGCGCCGGGCGCTGGTGCGGATGGAGCGGATGGGCCTGCCGCTGGGGCCGGTCGCGGTGACCCCGTCGGGCCGGGCGCAGTTCTTCGTGGCCCCGGGCGCCGCCGACGAACTCCCCGGGCTGCTCTACCGGATGGGCTGGGACGACGCGGGCCTCGACCTGCGCGCGCTCGGCCCGGGGTGCCACATCACCGCGCCGCCGTGCGACGAGGGCGGCCTCGGCCCGGTGCGCTGGCTGCGCCCGCCGGCCCTGGACACGGCGGCTTCGCCCCCGGAGGCACGGCTGCTGCTGGGCACTCTGGCGTACGTCTGCCACCGCTGCACGCCCTGCGGCTGA
- the ftsY gene encoding signal recognition particle-docking protein FtsY → MEFVILAVVIALVAVGVISGLVVSSRKKKQLPPAPSSTPTITPPAEPHVGEEAETPRDESRRTIEEVGLPPAEEGAGQAPETAEPQAPEAPALDVPEPTAGRLVRLRARLARSQNSLGKGLLTLLSRDNLDEDTWEEIEDTLLTADVGVAPTQELVERLRERVRVLGTRTPEGLRALLREELLTLLGTDFDRAVKTESGVDTPGVVMVVGVNGTGKTTTTGKLARVLVADGRSVVLGAADTFRAAAADQLQTWGERVGARTVRGPEGGDPASIAFDAVKEGIAEGADVVLIDTAGRLHTKTGLMDELGKVKRVVEKHGPLDEILLVLDATTGQNGLVQARVFAEVVDITGIVLTKLDGTAKGGIVIAVQRELGVPVKLVGLGEGPDDLAPFEPEAFVDALIGD, encoded by the coding sequence ATGGAATTCGTCATCCTTGCTGTAGTCATCGCCCTGGTCGCGGTCGGCGTGATCAGCGGGCTCGTGGTCAGCAGCCGCAAGAAGAAGCAGCTGCCCCCGGCACCGTCGAGCACGCCGACCATCACTCCTCCCGCCGAGCCCCATGTCGGCGAGGAGGCCGAGACGCCGCGCGACGAATCGCGCCGCACCATCGAGGAGGTCGGCCTTCCGCCGGCCGAGGAGGGCGCCGGGCAGGCCCCGGAGACCGCCGAGCCCCAGGCGCCCGAGGCGCCCGCGCTCGACGTCCCCGAGCCCACGGCCGGCCGGCTCGTCCGGCTGCGGGCCCGGCTCGCCCGCTCGCAGAACTCCCTCGGCAAGGGGCTGCTCACGCTCCTGTCCCGGGACAACCTCGACGAGGACACCTGGGAGGAGATCGAGGACACCCTCCTGACCGCCGACGTCGGCGTCGCCCCCACCCAGGAGCTGGTGGAACGGCTCCGCGAGCGCGTGCGCGTCCTCGGCACCCGTACCCCCGAGGGGCTGCGCGCCCTGCTGCGCGAGGAGCTCCTCACCCTGCTCGGCACCGACTTCGACCGCGCCGTGAAGACGGAGAGCGGCGTCGACACCCCCGGTGTCGTGATGGTCGTCGGCGTCAACGGCACCGGCAAGACCACCACCACCGGCAAGCTCGCCCGGGTGCTCGTGGCCGACGGCCGCAGCGTCGTGCTCGGCGCGGCCGACACCTTCCGGGCCGCCGCCGCCGACCAGCTCCAGACCTGGGGCGAGCGCGTCGGCGCCCGCACCGTGCGCGGCCCCGAGGGCGGCGACCCGGCGTCGATCGCCTTCGACGCCGTGAAGGAGGGCATCGCCGAGGGCGCCGACGTCGTCCTGATCGACACCGCCGGCCGGCTGCACACCAAGACCGGTCTGATGGACGAGCTGGGCAAGGTCAAGCGGGTCGTGGAGAAGCACGGACCGCTCGACGAGATCCTGCTCGTCCTGGACGCCACCACCGGGCAGAACGGCCTGGTGCAGGCGCGCGTCTTCGCCGAGGTCGTCGACATCACGGGCATCGTCCTCACCAAGCTCGACGGCACCGCCAAGGGCGGCATCGTCATCGCCGTCCAGCGCGAGCTGGGCGTGCCGGTGAAGCTCGTCGGACTCGGCGAGGGCCCGGACGACCTGGCCCCCTTCGAGCCGGAGGCGTTCGTGGACGCCCTGATCGGGGACTGA
- a CDS encoding cytosine permease has translation METRGLDPVPDSERTGRVRTLFPTWAAANMTVLLLTIGAGLVVFNGLGFWQVLAVAVTAPLVSFGLVGLISVAGKRGGVPGMALSRAVFGQRGNLAPGALIWVARWGWETVNAVTGAYALLAVLDLLFGIRSTSALIMVTLLAFVASSFLLSGLGLRALRVCCTWSAYLFGGFSVLVLAHLAATAPWRAVLDRPAGTTSMMIAGVGTLAAGGMSWAPAGPDFTRYLPRTASGGAMVAAAVGGAGIVFLPLVLMGAVMAVGTPGLAVTRDPVSFIGALLPDWISVPYLVVAVVGMVLINAMSMYSAGFTAQTLGFTIPRAWAVGVNAAISLFLGSLLMLVASSFLDSFVSFLNLLAVTFSAWIGVFGADLLRGRVYDPVALMDTTPTSAYWYTGGFSPPAVTAWAVGLAVGLLFTGVEWFNGPLAATWPGRSGLGWAVTIVVSGGLYAALPRPAAPVRSAPLHF, from the coding sequence GTGGAGACCCGTGGCCTGGACCCCGTGCCCGACAGCGAGCGCACCGGCCGGGTCCGGACTCTCTTCCCCACCTGGGCGGCGGCCAATATGACCGTGCTGCTGCTCACCATCGGCGCGGGGCTCGTCGTCTTCAACGGGCTGGGCTTCTGGCAGGTGCTGGCCGTCGCGGTCACCGCGCCCCTCGTCTCGTTCGGCCTGGTGGGGCTGATCTCGGTCGCGGGGAAGCGTGGCGGGGTCCCCGGCATGGCGCTCTCCCGTGCCGTCTTCGGCCAGCGGGGCAATCTGGCCCCGGGCGCCCTGATCTGGGTCGCCCGCTGGGGCTGGGAGACGGTGAACGCCGTCACCGGGGCGTACGCCCTGCTGGCGGTGCTGGACCTGCTCTTCGGTATCCGCTCCACCTCGGCGCTGATCATGGTGACGCTGCTCGCCTTCGTCGCGAGCAGCTTCCTGCTGTCGGGGCTCGGCTTGCGCGCGCTGCGGGTGTGCTGCACCTGGTCGGCGTATCTCTTCGGCGGGTTCAGCGTCCTGGTCCTGGCGCATCTGGCCGCCACCGCCCCGTGGCGGGCGGTGCTGGACCGGCCGGCCGGGACGACGTCGATGATGATCGCGGGGGTCGGCACCCTGGCGGCCGGCGGCATGAGCTGGGCGCCCGCGGGGCCGGACTTCACGCGCTATCTGCCACGCACCGCGTCCGGCGGGGCGATGGTCGCGGCGGCCGTCGGCGGAGCGGGCATCGTCTTTCTGCCGCTGGTGCTGATGGGGGCGGTGATGGCGGTGGGAACTCCGGGGCTGGCCGTCACGCGTGATCCGGTCTCGTTCATCGGCGCATTGCTGCCGGACTGGATCTCCGTTCCCTATCTGGTCGTCGCGGTCGTCGGCATGGTGCTGATCAATGCGATGTCGATGTATTCGGCGGGATTCACCGCGCAGACCCTGGGATTCACGATCCCGCGCGCCTGGGCCGTCGGGGTGAATGCCGCGATCAGCCTGTTCCTGGGATCACTGCTGATGCTGGTGGCGAGCAGTTTCCTCGACTCGTTCGTCTCCTTTCTGAATCTGCTCGCGGTGACGTTCTCCGCGTGGATCGGCGTGTTCGGCGCGGATCTGCTGCGGGGGCGCGTCTACGACCCGGTGGCGCTGATGGACACCACTCCCACCAGCGCGTACTGGTACACGGGCGGCTTCTCCCCGCCCGCGGTGACGGCCTGGGCCGTCGGGCTCGCGGTGGGGCTGCTCTTCACCGGCGTGGAGTGGTTCAACGGCCCGCTCGCCGCCACCTGGCCCGGCCGCAGCGGTCTGGGCTGGGCGGTCACCATCGTCGTCTCGGGCGGCCTGTACGCGGCCCTGCCCCGGCCGGCGGCGCCCGTGCGCTCCGCACCCCTACACTTCTGA
- a CDS encoding LLM class flavin-dependent oxidoreductase, whose amino-acid sequence MAFTVVRFNLVDPAATPDSLSERYRATLEMAAYADAHGIDTLQTEEHHGAANSWLPSPFVLAGAVFGATRRIAVTVSAVIGPLHDPLRLAEDIAVLDLLSGGRLVTVAGIGYRPEEYERAGVEWGRRGRLQDELLETLLTAWTGEPFEFRGRTVTVTPRPYTRPHPLLLVGGSSRAAARRAARLGLPLFPSAHLPELEAYYHEQRAEHGTEGFCMMPAAETPLLHVSEDPDRTWAEYGEHFLHEARTYASWQSKDIRSAVRSGATTVAQLRAEGVYRIVTPQECTDLAGRLDSLVLHPLCGGMPVEEGWRSLRLFCGAVGA is encoded by the coding sequence ATGGCCTTCACAGTCGTCCGGTTCAACCTCGTCGATCCCGCCGCCACGCCCGATTCCCTCTCGGAGCGCTACCGGGCGACGCTGGAGATGGCCGCGTACGCCGACGCGCACGGCATCGACACCCTGCAGACCGAGGAGCACCACGGCGCCGCCAACTCCTGGCTGCCCTCCCCCTTCGTGCTCGCCGGAGCCGTGTTCGGGGCCACCCGACGGATCGCGGTCACGGTCTCGGCGGTCATCGGGCCGCTGCACGACCCGCTGCGGCTCGCGGAGGACATCGCGGTGCTGGACCTGCTGAGCGGGGGCCGGCTGGTGACGGTCGCGGGCATCGGCTACCGGCCCGAGGAGTACGAGCGGGCGGGCGTCGAGTGGGGCAGGCGCGGCCGGCTCCAGGACGAGCTGCTGGAGACGCTGCTGACGGCGTGGACCGGGGAGCCGTTCGAGTTCCGGGGCCGTACGGTGACAGTCACCCCGCGTCCGTACACCCGCCCGCATCCGCTGCTGCTGGTGGGCGGCAGCTCACGGGCGGCGGCGCGGCGGGCGGCCCGGCTGGGGCTGCCGCTGTTCCCGAGCGCGCATCTGCCGGAGCTGGAGGCGTACTACCACGAGCAGCGGGCGGAGCACGGCACGGAGGGTTTCTGCATGATGCCCGCGGCCGAGACCCCGCTGCTGCACGTGTCCGAGGACCCGGACCGTACGTGGGCCGAGTACGGCGAGCACTTCCTGCACGAGGCGCGTACGTACGCCTCCTGGCAGTCCAAGGACATCCGCTCGGCCGTCCGCTCCGGGGCGACGACGGTGGCGCAGCTGCGGGCGGAGGGCGTCTACCGGATTGTCACCCCCCAGGAGTGCACGGACCTGGCCGGCCGGCTGGACAGCCTGGTGCTGCATCCGCTGTGCGGCGGCATGCCGGTCGAGGAGGGGTGGCGCAGCCTGCGGCTGTTCTGCGGGGCCGTCGGCGCCTGA
- a CDS encoding sugar porter family MFS transporter, with the protein MTSTSQGPEPGARAAHPDHLGHVIFITAAAAMGGFLFGYDSSVINGAVEAIRHRYDIGSGTLAQVIAIALIGCAIGAATAGRIADRIGRIRCMQIAAVLFTISAVGSALPFALWDLAMWRIIGGFAIGMASVIGPAYIAEVSPPAYRGRLGSFQQAAIVIGIAISQLVNYGILQIADGDQRGKIGGLEAWQWMLGVMVVPAVLYGLLSFAIPESPRFLISVGKKDRARQILEEVEGKGVDLDARVTEIETAMHREHKSSFKDLLGSRFGFLPIVWVGIGLSVFQQLVGINVAFYYSATLWQSVGIDPTDSFFYSFTTSIINIIGTVIAMILVDRVGRRPLALVGSCGMAVALAFEAWAFSADLVDGKLPTAQGTVALIAAHVFVLFFALSWGVIVWVFLGEMFPNRIRAAALGVAASAQWIANWAITASFPSLADWNLSGTYIIYACFATLSIPFVIKFVKETKGKALEEMG; encoded by the coding sequence GTGACCAGCACATCGCAGGGACCAGAGCCCGGAGCCCGGGCGGCTCATCCGGACCACCTCGGCCATGTCATCTTCATCACCGCCGCGGCCGCCATGGGCGGCTTCCTCTTCGGCTACGACAGCTCCGTGATCAACGGCGCCGTCGAGGCGATCCGGCACCGGTACGACATCGGCTCCGGCACCCTCGCCCAGGTCATCGCCATCGCGCTGATCGGCTGTGCGATCGGCGCGGCCACGGCGGGCAGGATCGCCGACCGCATCGGCCGCATCCGCTGCATGCAGATCGCGGCGGTCCTGTTCACCATCAGCGCCGTGGGCTCCGCGCTCCCGTTCGCGCTCTGGGACCTGGCGATGTGGCGCATCATCGGCGGCTTCGCCATCGGCATGGCCTCGGTGATCGGCCCGGCGTACATCGCCGAGGTCTCCCCGCCCGCCTACCGGGGCCGGCTCGGCTCCTTCCAGCAGGCGGCCATCGTCATCGGCATCGCCATCTCCCAGCTGGTCAACTACGGCATCCTGCAGATCGCCGACGGGGACCAGCGCGGCAAGATCGGCGGGCTGGAAGCCTGGCAGTGGATGCTCGGCGTGATGGTCGTGCCCGCGGTCCTCTACGGGCTCCTCTCCTTCGCGATCCCCGAGTCGCCGCGCTTCCTGATCTCCGTGGGCAAGAAGGACCGCGCCCGGCAGATCCTGGAAGAGGTCGAGGGCAAGGGCGTCGACCTCGACGCCCGGGTCACCGAGATCGAGACCGCAATGCACCGCGAGCACAAGTCCTCCTTCAAGGACCTGCTCGGCAGCCGCTTCGGCTTCCTGCCCATCGTCTGGGTCGGTATCGGCCTGTCGGTCTTCCAGCAGCTCGTCGGCATCAACGTGGCGTTCTACTACTCGGCGACGCTGTGGCAGTCCGTCGGCATCGACCCGACCGACTCGTTCTTCTACTCGTTCACCACGTCGATCATCAACATCATCGGTACGGTCATCGCGATGATCCTGGTCGACCGGGTGGGCCGCCGCCCGCTGGCCCTCGTCGGCTCCTGCGGCATGGCCGTCGCCCTCGCCTTCGAGGCCTGGGCCTTCTCCGCCGACCTGGTCGACGGCAAACTGCCCACCGCCCAGGGCACGGTCGCGCTCATCGCCGCCCATGTCTTCGTGCTCTTCTTCGCCCTGTCGTGGGGTGTCATCGTCTGGGTCTTCCTGGGCGAGATGTTCCCGAACCGGATCCGCGCCGCCGCCCTCGGCGTCGCCGCCTCCGCCCAGTGGATCGCCAACTGGGCGATCACCGCGAGCTTCCCGAGCCTCGCGGACTGGAACCTGTCGGGCACGTACATCATCTACGCATGCTTCGCCACGCTCTCGATCCCCTTCGTCATCAAGTTCGTCAAGGAGACCAAGGGCAAGGCACTGGAGGAGATGGGCTAG